From a single Lolium rigidum isolate FL_2022 chromosome 7, APGP_CSIRO_Lrig_0.1, whole genome shotgun sequence genomic region:
- the LOC124670709 gene encoding uncharacterized protein LOC124670709, whose amino-acid sequence MASGAQVKMIAIGMMLAIVIVVAANAEPDPSHKKDICIDTTDKVPGATACICSKNCACAGKCILAGGDGDEIKTCFVECVLKNDCKCNAEGSSDPAPQANK is encoded by the coding sequence ATGGCTTCTGGTGCTCAGGTGAAGATGATTGCCATTGGCATGATGTTGGCCATCGTGATCGTCGTTGCTGCTAATGCGGAACCAGATCCCTCACATAAGAAGGATATCTGCATCGACACGACGGACAAGGTTCCTGGCGCCACTGCCTGCATCTGCTCCAAGAACTGTGCTTGTGCCGGAAAGTGCATATTagctggtggtgatggtgatgagatCAAGACCTGCTTCGTCGAATGCGTCCTCAAGAATGACTGCAAGTGCAATGCTGAAGGTTCCAGCGACCCAGCACCACAGGCTAATAAGTAG